Proteins encoded in a region of the Halarcobacter mediterraneus genome:
- a CDS encoding MotE family protein — MLKLVLSTFFIFISLYAQEEQRVTSAALIKQKIEVKELKKELNFFYNKKEKEYQERKKELEELLKKIETQKKNIQAIRDENSQLLQDIKGEVENKTSNIYNKMKPKVAASIFNQMINEGKIEDVFDIILRLKENNVTSLMKFLSPKNAAMLTIMLKDYRVEDQDER; from the coding sequence TTGCTTAAGTTAGTTTTATCAACATTTTTCATTTTTATCAGTTTATATGCACAAGAAGAACAAAGAGTTACAAGTGCTGCATTAATAAAACAAAAAATTGAAGTAAAAGAACTAAAAAAAGAGTTGAACTTTTTTTATAATAAAAAAGAAAAAGAGTATCAAGAAAGAAAAAAAGAGTTAGAAGAGTTATTAAAAAAAATTGAAACACAGAAAAAAAATATACAAGCAATTAGAGATGAAAATTCACAACTTCTTCAAGATATTAAAGGTGAAGTTGAAAATAAGACTTCTAACATTTATAATAAGATGAAACCAAAGGTTGCAGCTTCAATTTTTAATCAAATGATTAATGAGGGGAAGATTGAAGATGTTTTTGATATAATCTTAAGATTAAAAGAAAATAATGTAACATCATTAATGAAATTTTTAAGCCCTAAAAATGCAGCTATGTTAACAATAATGTTAAAAGATTATAGGGTAGAAGATCAAGATGAAAGGTAA
- a CDS encoding flagellar biosynthetic protein FliQ, translated as MDLIAIAENTVKIVLILGLPSLIVSMVIGLIISIFQAVTQVSDASLTFVPKMIVVSVFILITLPWVGDHITTYTKDLWDIILVFGE; from the coding sequence ATGGACTTAATTGCTATTGCTGAAAATACAGTAAAGATAGTCCTGATATTAGGATTGCCTTCTTTAATAGTTAGTATGGTAATAGGTCTTATCATATCTATTTTTCAAGCAGTAACACAAGTTTCTGATGCCTCATTAACTTTTGTGCCTAAGATGATTGTTGTGTCAGTTTTTATTTTAATAACACTTCCTTGGGTAGGAGATCATATTACAACCTATACAAAAGATTTATGGGATATTATTTTAGTCTTTGGAGAGTAA